In Archangium lipolyticum, the following are encoded in one genomic region:
- the smc gene encoding chromosome segregation protein SMC: MRIKRLDITGFKSFMERSVFTFDDGVTGIVGPNGCGKSNVVDSIRWVMGEQSAKNLRGRGMEDVIFNGSESKPPLSMAEVSLTFHVDETDTLPAHLSGLSEVTVTRRLFRSGESEYLINKTICRLLDITELFLGTGVGTKAYSIIEQGRVGLIVSSKPEDRRHLIEEAAGVTKYKARRKAAERKLEATQANLLRVTDITSELERRLESLSRQAKKAEKYKKLKTRMREIELHSASHRFLALNVEAKQLQERLGSLGGEEREGLEKMREMEAVITSRRAELEAEAEALQKLSAEVHAMESAVQRADQDLAYWRKDLEETTARVTQSETELHALKSRQEEVAGTMAAREAELSSIAGSWKEDEVAMKVAQEELRRVSQLQTEISMRLEQERAALVTVASRLANHESNLVNLARQKTDLEARRARNRAEAESLREQEKQLEDVRQEVARRVEESRHLSLELAERKGHEEEALVRTRQAFMENEVQVIGLREELSDKRSRLASLEALQKDYEGFDKGVRAVMVRAGEDARQQGIFGLVADVISTTPRFERAVEAVLGERLQHVVVESRDKGVELVEYLKDAAEGRGSFLPVPPPERVPSTVQPDLSRPGVLAVAFNEVTCEESLKPVVQLLLGDVVIVTDLVAAKAYADAEGTAYTLVTLDGEVFRPDGTITGGEREGAAVGALQKKREIAELAAEVARVEERYNEILTRHYTLQKQMGDTEDVLKGLAKNQHAEELSLAHQEKDLHKASEDLARVRDRIRALDADESQLAHMYDGLAHEEENSRGEVTHGQADRESREERVKQLVGELESLKQRAETATSNLTSLKVKVAAGGERGESARKELESLLTQKEEMAGRVRKLENAVRDGAARVAEFQRRISETEAERAQKTEELRGAAEGLEARRMAHGAASGAVREQDNVLRELRTKLDGLTQGLSQITLREREIALELEHLVAGIRERHALELQEEVHRYHMLPSLSEEAEQELKDLRAQVEKMGEINLTAIDEHTELAQRSEFLLTQKKDLTESMEKLQEAIRRIDASSRERFKQTFEIVNEKFQAIFPRLFGGGRASLVLTNEGQGGEPGVEIVAQPPGKKLQSMNLLSGGEKALTAVALIFAIFLIKPTPFCLLDEVDAPLDEGNVGRYNDMVKEMSKQSQFILITHNKRTMEVADTLYGVTMEEPGISKLVSVKLREAKAANDNITAA, translated from the coding sequence ATGCGAATCAAGCGCCTGGACATCACCGGCTTCAAATCGTTCATGGAACGCAGTGTCTTCACGTTCGATGACGGGGTGACGGGCATCGTCGGACCCAACGGGTGCGGCAAGTCCAACGTGGTGGACTCCATCCGCTGGGTGATGGGCGAGCAGAGCGCCAAGAACCTGCGCGGCCGCGGCATGGAGGACGTCATCTTCAACGGCTCGGAGTCCAAGCCGCCCCTCTCCATGGCCGAGGTGTCGCTCACCTTCCACGTGGACGAGACGGACACGCTCCCGGCCCACCTCTCCGGCCTCTCCGAGGTGACCGTCACCCGCCGTCTCTTCCGCAGCGGCGAGTCCGAGTACCTCATCAACAAGACCATCTGCCGCCTGCTGGACATCACCGAGCTCTTCCTCGGCACCGGCGTGGGCACCAAGGCCTACTCCATCATCGAGCAGGGCCGCGTGGGCCTCATCGTCTCCAGCAAGCCCGAGGACCGGCGCCACCTCATCGAGGAGGCCGCGGGCGTCACCAAGTACAAGGCCCGCCGCAAGGCCGCCGAGCGCAAGCTGGAGGCCACCCAGGCCAACCTCCTGCGCGTCACCGACATCACCTCCGAGCTGGAGCGCCGCCTGGAGAGCCTGTCGCGCCAGGCCAAGAAGGCCGAGAAGTACAAGAAGCTCAAGACGCGCATGCGGGAGATCGAGCTGCACTCGGCCTCGCACCGCTTCCTGGCGCTGAACGTGGAGGCCAAGCAGCTCCAGGAGCGGCTGGGCAGCCTGGGCGGCGAGGAGCGCGAGGGCCTGGAGAAGATGCGCGAGATGGAGGCGGTCATCACCTCCCGCCGCGCCGAGCTGGAGGCCGAGGCCGAGGCCCTGCAGAAGCTGTCCGCCGAGGTGCACGCGATGGAGAGCGCCGTGCAGCGCGCGGACCAGGACCTGGCCTACTGGCGCAAGGACCTGGAGGAGACGACCGCCCGCGTCACCCAGTCCGAGACCGAGCTGCACGCCCTCAAATCCCGCCAGGAGGAGGTGGCCGGCACCATGGCCGCCCGCGAGGCCGAGCTGAGCAGCATCGCCGGCTCCTGGAAGGAGGACGAGGTCGCCATGAAGGTGGCGCAGGAGGAGCTGCGCCGGGTGAGCCAGCTGCAGACGGAAATCTCCATGCGGCTGGAGCAGGAGCGCGCCGCGCTCGTCACCGTGGCCAGCCGCCTGGCCAACCACGAGAGCAACCTCGTCAACCTGGCCCGCCAGAAGACGGACCTGGAGGCCCGCCGCGCCCGCAACCGCGCCGAGGCCGAGTCCCTGCGCGAGCAGGAGAAGCAGCTCGAGGACGTGCGCCAGGAGGTGGCCCGCCGGGTGGAGGAGAGCCGCCACCTGTCGCTGGAGCTGGCCGAGCGCAAGGGCCATGAGGAAGAGGCGCTCGTGCGCACGCGCCAGGCCTTCATGGAGAACGAGGTGCAGGTCATCGGCCTGCGCGAGGAGCTGAGCGACAAGCGCAGCCGGCTCGCCTCGCTGGAGGCGCTGCAGAAGGACTACGAGGGCTTCGACAAGGGCGTGCGCGCGGTGATGGTGCGCGCCGGCGAGGACGCCCGGCAGCAGGGCATCTTCGGTCTGGTGGCCGACGTCATCTCCACCACGCCCCGCTTCGAGCGCGCGGTGGAGGCCGTGCTGGGCGAGCGGCTGCAGCACGTGGTCGTCGAGAGCCGCGACAAGGGCGTCGAGTTGGTGGAGTACCTCAAGGACGCCGCCGAGGGCCGGGGCAGCTTCCTGCCCGTGCCCCCGCCCGAGCGTGTCCCCTCCACGGTCCAGCCGGACCTGTCGCGCCCCGGCGTGCTGGCCGTCGCCTTCAACGAGGTGACGTGCGAGGAGTCGCTCAAGCCCGTGGTGCAGCTGCTCCTCGGGGACGTGGTCATCGTGACGGACCTGGTCGCCGCGAAGGCCTACGCGGACGCCGAGGGCACCGCGTACACGCTCGTCACCCTGGACGGCGAGGTGTTCCGCCCGGACGGCACCATCACCGGCGGTGAGCGCGAGGGCGCCGCGGTGGGCGCCCTGCAGAAGAAGCGGGAGATCGCCGAGCTGGCCGCCGAGGTGGCCCGGGTGGAGGAGCGCTACAACGAGATCCTCACCCGGCACTACACCCTGCAGAAGCAGATGGGCGACACGGAGGACGTGCTCAAGGGGCTGGCGAAGAACCAGCACGCCGAGGAGCTGAGCCTCGCCCACCAGGAGAAGGACCTGCACAAGGCGAGCGAGGACCTGGCGCGGGTGCGTGACCGCATCCGGGCGCTGGACGCCGACGAGTCGCAGCTCGCGCACATGTACGACGGGCTGGCGCACGAGGAGGAGAACAGCCGGGGCGAGGTGACGCACGGCCAGGCGGACCGCGAGTCGCGCGAGGAGCGCGTCAAGCAGCTGGTGGGCGAGCTCGAGTCGCTCAAGCAGCGGGCGGAGACGGCCACGTCGAACCTCACGTCGCTGAAGGTGAAGGTGGCGGCCGGTGGCGAGCGCGGTGAGTCGGCGCGCAAGGAGCTGGAGAGCCTGCTGACCCAGAAGGAGGAGATGGCGGGCCGGGTGCGCAAGCTGGAGAACGCGGTGCGCGACGGCGCGGCGCGGGTGGCGGAGTTCCAGCGCCGCATCTCCGAGACGGAGGCGGAGCGCGCCCAGAAGACGGAGGAGCTGCGCGGGGCCGCTGAGGGCCTGGAGGCCCGCCGCATGGCCCATGGCGCGGCGTCCGGCGCGGTGCGCGAGCAGGACAACGTGCTGCGCGAGCTGCGCACGAAGCTGGACGGGCTGACCCAGGGCCTGTCGCAGATCACCCTGCGCGAGCGGGAGATCGCCCTGGAGCTGGAGCACCTGGTGGCGGGCATCCGCGAGCGGCACGCCCTGGAGCTGCAGGAAGAGGTGCACCGCTACCACATGCTGCCGTCGCTGAGCGAGGAGGCGGAGCAGGAGCTGAAGGACCTGCGCGCGCAGGTGGAGAAGATGGGGGAGATCAACCTCACGGCCATCGACGAGCACACGGAGCTGGCCCAGCGCTCCGAGTTCCTGCTGACGCAGAAGAAGGACCTGACGGAGTCGATGGAGAAGCTGCAGGAGGCCATCCGGCGCATCGACGCGTCGAGCCGGGAGCGCTTCAAGCAGACGTTCGAGATCGTCAACGAGAAGTTCCAGGCCATCTTCCCGCGGCTGTTCGGCGGCGGGCGGGCGAGCCTGGTGCTGACGAACGAGGGGCAGGGCGGAGAGCCGGGCGTGGAGATCGTGGCGCAGCCGCCGGGCAAGAAGCTGCAGAGCATGAACCTGCTGTCCGGCGGCGAGAAGGCGCTGACGGCGGTGGCGCTCATCTTCGCCATCTTCCTCATCAAGCCGACGCCCTTCTGCCTCCTGGACGAGGTCGACGCGCCGCTGGATGAGGGCAACGTGGGCCGCTACAACGACATGGTGAAGGAGATGAGCAAGCAGTCGCAGTTCATCCTCATCACCCACAACAAGCGGACGATGGAAGTGGCGGACACGCTGTACGGCGTGACGATGGAGGAGCCGGGCATCTCCAAGCTGGTGAGCGTGAAGCTGCGCGAGGCGAAGGCGGCCAACGACAACATCACCGCGGCGTAA